GACGTATTTCTTATAGGCGTCCTTACACGGGCCGGTGGTTTGGCCGAACTGCGCCGCGTAGCGCTTCTTGCCTTCGTTGCCGGCCAGCGAGCCCTTGTCCTTGGCCATTGCCGCGACCGGTACGGCCGCAACCAGAAGTCCCGCCAGCACCGGTGCCAGTGCCAGCCGCATAGTTTTCAGTTTCATTCGCAACTACTCCCCACCTGATGGTGAAGAGTTAGCTGCAATCTATGCGGGTGGGAAGGTGGGGCGAGGCAAATCATGCAGTTTCGTTAAGACGACGCCTGCATATTTCAGTTGTGCCGTAGTGCTTTGCCGGCAGAAAGCCGCAAGACGCCCCGGACTGGTTATGCGCTTGTGAAGCTCTTCTTCTGCCCTGCAGATGAATGCGCCCGTGGCAAGTATGCCAGCGTTTGCGCTGCCCCTCATCTGCCAGCCGGCATCTTCTCCCCGTAAACGGGGAGAAGAGAAGCTGTGGCGACGTCCTGGCTTTTACTTGAAGTAATCCTGCAGTGGACGCACTTCGAGCGAGCCGGCCTTCAGTGCGGCGATGGCTTCGGCGACGGCCGCCGCACCCGAGAGAGTGGTGTAGTAGGGCACCTTCTGCATCAGAGTGGCGCGGCGGATCGACTTGGAGTCCGAAACGGCCTTCTGGCCGTCGGTGGTGTTGAAGACGATCTGGATCTGGCGGTTGCGGATGGCGTCCTCGATGTGCGGACGGCCTTCGAGCACCTTGTTGATCTTTTCGGCCGGAACGCCGTTCTCGACGAGGAAACGCGCGGTGCCTGACGTTGCCAGCACTTTGAAGCCGAGGCCGGAGAGGCGCTGGACGGCGCCGAGAATGCCGGCCTTGTCCTCGTCACGGACCGAGACGAACAGCGTGCCCGATCGCGGCAGGTCGACGCCGGCGCCGAGCTGGGCCTTGGCGAAGGCGAGCGCATAGTCGCGGTCGAGGCCCATGACCTCGCCGGTCGACTTCATCTCGGGTCCAAGCAGGATGTCGACGCCGGGGAAGCGCGCGAAGGGGAACACCGCTTCCTTGACCGCGATGTGGCCTGGATTGCGGGCATCGGGCTTGGCGCCATAGTGGGCAAATGCCTCGTCGAGGCTCTCGCCCGACATGATGCGGGCAGCGATCTTAGCGATCGGCTTGCCGACGGTTTTCGCCACGAACGGAACGGTGCGGCTGGCACGCGGGTTGACCTCCAGCACGTAGATGGTGCCATCCTTGATGGCGTACTGCACGTTCATCAGGCCACCGACATTGAGCGCGCGGGCCATAGCCGAGGTCTGGCGCTCGAGTTCGTCGACGAGCTCGGTGGAAAGCGAATGGACTGGCAGCGAGCAGGCCGAGTCGCCCGAGTGGATGCCGGCTTCCTCGATGTGTTCCATGATGCCGGAGACGTACGTCGCCTTGCCGTCGCAGAGGCAGTCGACGTCGACCTCGATGGCACCGGAGAGATAGGTGTCGAAGAGAAGCGGGTTCTTGCCGAGCAGGGTGTTGATCTGGCCCGTCTTGTCGTTGGGGTACTTCTGCTTGATGTCTTCGGGCACCAGGCCCGGCACGGTGTCGAGCAGATAGGATTGCAGCATGCCCTCATTGTGGATGATCTGCATGGCGCGGCCGCCGAGCACGTAGGATGGGCGCACCACCAGCGGGAAGCCGAGCTCGCCGGCAACCGTGCGGGCCTGCTCGACCGAGTAGGCGATGCCGTTCTTGGGTTGCTTCAGGTCGAGCTTGTGCAAGAGCTTCTGGAAGCGGTCGCGATCTTCGGCCAGGTCGATGGCGTCGGGCGAGGTGCCGAGGATCGGGATGCCGGCCTTTTCGAGCGCATCCGCGAGCTTGAGCGGCGTCTGGCCGCCAAACTGGACGATGACGCCATGCAATGTGCCGGCGGCCTGTTCGGCGCGCAGGATCTCCAGCACGTCTTCGGCCGTCAGCGGCTCGAAGTAAAGCCGATCAGAGGTGTCGTAGTCGGTCGACACGGTCTCGGGGTTGCAGTTGATCATGATCGACTCGTAGCCTGCCTCGCGCAGCGCATAGGCGGCATGCACGCAGCAATAGTCGAACTCGATGCCCTGGCCGATGCGGTTGGGGCCGCCGCCGAGGATGACGACCTTCTTGCGATCCGAGACCTGGGCTTCGTCGGCCACGGCACCGGCGAAAGGCAGCTCGTAGGACGAGTACATGTAGGCCGTTGGCGAAGCGAACTCGGCGGCGCAGGTGTCGATGCGCTTGTAGACCGGGTGGACGCCGAGCTTTTGACGAGTCTTCTGAACGGCTTCGGCTTCGGTCTTCGTCAAGGACGCGAGGCGGGCATCGGAGAAGCCCATCGACTTCAGCATGCGCAGGTTTTCGGCATCCTGCGGCAGGCCATGCTCACGCACGCGCGCTTCCATCGCAATGATGCCGGCGATCTGCTCGAGGAACCATGGGTCGATCTTGCACATGGCGTGCACGTCTTCGAGCGACGTGCCCATGCGGATCGCCTGGGCGACCATGCGCAGGCGATCGGGCGTCGGCGTGCCCAAGGCAGCACGGATGGCGTTGCGGTCGTCGCCGCTGTCGCCGTCAGTGCCGATGCCGGGGATCTCGATCTCGTCGAGGCCGGTGAGGCCGGTTTCGAGGCCGCGCAGAGCCTTCTGCAGCGATTCCTGGAAGGTGCGGCCGATGGCCATGACTTCGCCGACCGACTTCATGGCGGTGGTCAGCACGGGCGAGGCGCCCGGGAATTTCTCGAAGGCAAAGCGCGGGATCTTGGTGACGACGTAGTCGATCGACGGCTCGAACGAGGCGGGCGTGGCGCCGCCGGTGATGTCGTTTTCGAGCTCGTCGAGCGTGTAGCCGACGGCAAGCTTGGCCGCGATCTTGGCAATCGGGAAACCGGTTGCCTTGGAGGCCAGTGCCGAGGAGCGCGAGACACGCGGGTTCATCTCGATGACGACAAGGCGCCCGTCGGCCGGGTTGACGGCGAACTGGACGTTGGAGCCGCCTGTTTCGACGCCGATCTCGCGCAGCACAGCGATCGAGGCGTTGCGCATGATCTGGTATTCTTTGTCGGTCAGCGTCAGCGCGGGCGCAACGGTGATCGAGTCGCCGGTGTGCACGCCCATCGGGTCGATGTTCTCGATCGAGCAGATGATGATGCAGTTGTCGGCGCGGTCACGCACCACTTCCATCTCGTATTCCTTCCAGCCGAGCACCGATTCCTCGATCAGGACTTCGGTGGTGGGGGAGGCGTCGAGACCGCTCTGGACGATGTCGAAGAACTCCTGGCGGTTGAAGGCGATGCCGCCGCCGGTGCCGCCCATGGTGAAGGACGGGCGGATGATGGCCGGCAGGCCGACATGGTCGAGCGCCTGGGCACCGATCGCCATGCCGTGATTGATGTAGCGCTGCTTGCGGTCGCCTTCGCCGAGGTTCCACTGGGTTTCGAGCGCGTCGAGCGCTGCGTCGAGATTGGCTGGGTTTTCCGCCTTCAGCGCGGCGCGCTCGGCCTCGTGCTTCTTGCGGTCGGCGTCCTTGACGTCGGAGGCGTTGGCCAGCATCGAGCGCGGCGTTTCCAGGCCGATCTTGGCCATGGCCTCGCGGAACAGCGAGCGATCCTCGGCTTTGTCGATGGCATGCGCGTCGGCGCCGATCATCTCGACATTGTAGCGCTCAAGCACACCCATGCGGCGCAACGAGAGAGCGGTGTTGAGCGCGGTCTGGCCGCCCATGGTGGGCAGCAGCGCGTCGGGGCGCTCCTTGGCGATGATCTTGGCGACGACTTCGGGCGTGATCGGCTCGATGTAGGTGGCGTCGGCCAGCTCCGGATCGGTCATGATCGTCGCCGGGTTGGAGTTGACCAGGATGACCCGGTAACCCTCTTCCTTCAGCGCCTTGCAGGCCTGGGTGCCGGAGTAGTCGAATTCGCAGGCCTGGCCGATGACAATGGGACCGGCGCCGATGATCAGGATGGACTTGATGTCGGTGCGTTTTGCCATGTGTACGGTCCGTAAAATATGCCTGCGCGAAGAACCGGGACGGGAGAATCCCGGCCGGTGCGCAAGAAGAGTCAACTAGAGGCTAGGCGGGCCTTATAGGGGAAGGATGGGGAGGGGGGAACCCCAAAAAAACGCTTTTCCTGTACCGGGATGCGGGTTTCAGGCGCGTCGGTTGCGCGCACGTCATGCCAGGACAAACAGAAGGGCAGCCACTGAGGTCCGCGACTGCCCACTTGGAACGGTATTGGCCTATGCTGCCTGCGTGATGCTGGCGCCGAATTCCTTGAAGCGCTTGATCGCATAGTCCGCTTCGACGAGCATTTCGGCGAAGTAGAGGCCCGGCGCCGTTGGTGCCTTGCCGTCGAGGCCGGTCAGCCGCTCGACCGCCAAGGCAACGGCAAGTGCGGTGACCGGGGCCTGTCCCGCGGGATGGACGAATTCATAATGGCTGCGGCCCGTGGTTCCGTCTTTCTTCCGGCCCGAGATAGCGATGGTGATCTCGGTCGAGAAATGCTCGCCGCGACGGTGGCTCGCAGTTTCGCCGAGCGCGAAATCAAACAGGACTGTCTCGGCGCCGGTGGTGACCGGCAGGCTGAAGACGTCGAATGGCGCGTAGGAGAGACCGGGGATCTGCCTGCCGTCGACACTCGTCACGCTTCGGCCCTGCTCGCCAGAGGGTTTCCACTGCCATTTGCCGCTTTCGAGACCCAGGGTGCTGGACATCATGGTGAGGCGGTTGAAGTCGGCTTGGGCGGCGGGGCCGCCCATGTCGTGTTCGTCGAGAAGGGCAGTGATTTCGACCGAATCCACCGTCTCGAACTGTCTGGCAAAATGTACGACGGCGAGGCTCGCGGCGCCGCCGAGCCAGCTGCTGCCCAACAGGAATGGGGCGGTCGCCTTGTGGGC
The nucleotide sequence above comes from Aminobacter aminovorans. Encoded proteins:
- the carB gene encoding carbamoyl-phosphate synthase large subunit; translated protein: MAKRTDIKSILIIGAGPIVIGQACEFDYSGTQACKALKEEGYRVILVNSNPATIMTDPELADATYIEPITPEVVAKIIAKERPDALLPTMGGQTALNTALSLRRMGVLERYNVEMIGADAHAIDKAEDRSLFREAMAKIGLETPRSMLANASDVKDADRKKHEAERAALKAENPANLDAALDALETQWNLGEGDRKQRYINHGMAIGAQALDHVGLPAIIRPSFTMGGTGGGIAFNRQEFFDIVQSGLDASPTTEVLIEESVLGWKEYEMEVVRDRADNCIIICSIENIDPMGVHTGDSITVAPALTLTDKEYQIMRNASIAVLREIGVETGGSNVQFAVNPADGRLVVIEMNPRVSRSSALASKATGFPIAKIAAKLAVGYTLDELENDITGGATPASFEPSIDYVVTKIPRFAFEKFPGASPVLTTAMKSVGEVMAIGRTFQESLQKALRGLETGLTGLDEIEIPGIGTDGDSGDDRNAIRAALGTPTPDRLRMVAQAIRMGTSLEDVHAMCKIDPWFLEQIAGIIAMEARVREHGLPQDAENLRMLKSMGFSDARLASLTKTEAEAVQKTRQKLGVHPVYKRIDTCAAEFASPTAYMYSSYELPFAGAVADEAQVSDRKKVVILGGGPNRIGQGIEFDYCCVHAAYALREAGYESIMINCNPETVSTDYDTSDRLYFEPLTAEDVLEILRAEQAAGTLHGVIVQFGGQTPLKLADALEKAGIPILGTSPDAIDLAEDRDRFQKLLHKLDLKQPKNGIAYSVEQARTVAGELGFPLVVRPSYVLGGRAMQIIHNEGMLQSYLLDTVPGLVPEDIKQKYPNDKTGQINTLLGKNPLLFDTYLSGAIEVDVDCLCDGKATYVSGIMEHIEEAGIHSGDSACSLPVHSLSTELVDELERQTSAMARALNVGGLMNVQYAIKDGTIYVLEVNPRASRTVPFVAKTVGKPIAKIAARIMSGESLDEAFAHYGAKPDARNPGHIAVKEAVFPFARFPGVDILLGPEMKSTGEVMGLDRDYALAFAKAQLGAGVDLPRSGTLFVSVRDEDKAGILGAVQRLSGLGFKVLATSGTARFLVENGVPAEKINKVLEGRPHIEDAIRNRQIQIVFNTTDGQKAVSDSKSIRRATLMQKVPYYTTLSGAAAVAEAIAALKAGSLEVRPLQDYFK
- a CDS encoding NAD(P)-dependent oxidoreductase, which produces MPYLSVSTGIQEIGPEIALYAHKATAPFLLGSSWLGGAASLAVVHFARQFETVDSVEITALLDEHDMGGPAAQADFNRLTMMSSTLGLESGKWQWKPSGEQGRSVTSVDGRQIPGLSYAPFDVFSLPVTTGAETVLFDFALGETASHRRGEHFSTEITIAISGRKKDGTTGRSHYEFVHPAGQAPVTALAVALAVERLTGLDGKAPTAPGLYFAEMLVEADYAIKRFKEFGASITQAA